GGCAGCAGCACCTTGCGGGTCTTTTCAAAGATCTCCGGCTGGTGGTTTTTCACCCACATCACCTTAGAGGCCGTAAAGCCCGTCAGCGCCGGATTGGCGGTGATCTCGATCAACCGCTCACGGCCCACCCGCTCGGTGATCTCATCGCACTCAGCCTGGGTGCGCTGGTCGCACCAGATGATGGAGCGGCGCAGCACCTTGCCATCCCCGTCCAGCAACACCATGCCGTGCATCTGCCCGGAAAGGCCGATGCCCTTGATGTCCTCCGGGTTCGCACCGCTCTTGGCGATGACCTGGCGGATGGTCTCAGCCGTAGCCTGCCACCAATCCTCCGGGTCCTGCTCGGCCCAGCCCATCTGGGGCTGATAGAGCGGATACTCCACCGTAGCGCTGGCTACCGTATGCCCCTGCGTATCAAACATCACCGTTTTAGTGCCCGAAGTACCGATATCTACGCCCAATAAATATGCCATTTTTGCTTCCCCCTCATGTTCTTATTCACCAAGCGCCAATCTCTACAGGCGCCATTGAATCCACCCTGTATATTTTCTGCGCCGCGCGCCAAAATCCTGCCGCAAAGCCGGTTTATTTCAGCTTTACCACCGTTACGCCGCCCTCGCCCTCGCCGTAGCGTCCCAGGCGGAATTCGGCTACGTGCGGGTGGTGCCTTAAATGGCTCTGGATGCCGCTGCGCAGTACGCCGGTGCCTTTGCCGTGGATGATATTGACCTCGCTCAGGCCGCTGATCAGCGCGTTGTCCAAGAACTTCTCCACCTCTAAAAGCGCCTCTTCCACGTTTTGCCCGCGCACGTCCAGCTCCAGGTTCACGCTGCGGGCGTTGTTCAGCTTAACGCTTTTGCCCCCGCCCCGCTTTGCCGGCTGGGCCGTTTGCTGCACCTCCACCCGCCGCAGGTTGCTGATCGGACTGGAAAGCTTCATGATCCCTACCTGCAGCTGCACCTCGCCCTTGGCGTCCGGCCGGGTGAGCACCGTACCCCGGGTATCCAGATCCAGCACTTTGACCGTTTCCCCCGGCTTTAGATCCTTGGGCGGCTGGCCGGAACCGGCCACAGGGCCGCCTACGGTTTCCAACACCTTGCCCAGTTCTCCGCGCAGGCGGCTGCGCTGCTGGGCGATCACCTTATCGCGCTCCGCCTGATCCTGGGCGTTTTTTACCCGTTTGAGCTCCCTTACGGCCTCCTCAGCCTGGGCCTGTGCCCGGGTGATGATACTTCTGGCCTGTTCGCGTGCCTTAGCCAACATCTTTTCGCGCTGTGCGGCCAGTTCCCGTTCCAGCTGCTGGGCCTGCAACCGTGCCTGCTGGGCCTCTTGCCGGGCCAGCTGGGCCACCTGGCGCTCCTTTTCCGCCATCAAGCGGTTTTCCTCAGCGGAAGAGATCACGTCCTCAAAGCGGATATCTTCAGCCGAGAGGAACTCCCGCGCCTTTTCAATGATATCCCCTGTCAGCCCCAAACGCCTGGAAATCTCAAAGGCGTTGCTGCGCCCCGGTACCCCGATGGAGAGCCGGTAGGTGGGGCTTAAGGTCTCTACGTTGAATTCGACCGATCCGTTCTCCATCCCCGGCTGGGTCAGCGCATAGGCCTTCAGCTCGCTGTAGTGGGTGGTCGCCATGGTCAGCGCGCCGCGGTTTTGCAGCGTCTGCAAAATCGCCATGGCCAGCGCCGCACCCTCGGTGGGGTCGGTGCCCGCGCCCAGTTCATCCAGCAGCACCAGGCAATCCTTCCCCGCACTTTCCAGTATCTCCACAATGTGCGTCATGTGCGAGGAGAAGGTGGAAAGCGACTGGGCGATGGACTGCTCATCCCCAATATCGGCATAGATCGCCTCAAATACCGGCATCTCGCTGCCCAGCTCGGCTGGGATATGCAGCCCGGCCTGGGTCATCAGCGCAAACAATCCGCAGGTCTTTAGCGCCACGGTCTTACCGCCGGTATTAGGCCCGGTGATAATCAGCGTGGTAAACTCCCGCCCCAGGTGGATATCCAGCGGCACCACTTTTTCCCGGTCGATCATGGGGTGGCGGCCCTTTTTGATATTCAGGATCCCCTTTTGGTTGAGCCGGGGCGCCACGCCCCGCATCTCGCGGCTGAGTGCCGCCTTGGCGAAGATAAAGTCCAGCTCGGTCAATATCTGCTGGTTTTGCCGCAGCGCCTCAGACGAACCCGCCGTACGCGCTGAAAACTCGCCCAGTATCCGCTCGATCTCGCCGCGCTCCTGTCCGCGCAGCTGCCTGATCTCGTTGTTGATCTCGACCACGGCCATAGGCTCGATAAACAGCGTGGCGCCGCTGGAGGACTGATCGTGAATCAGGCCCGGCACCTGGCTGCGGTATTCCTGCCGCACGGGCAGCACGTACCGGTCCGCCCGGATGGTGATGATAGGCTCTTGCAGATACTTTTGCAGCTGGGGGTTGTGCAGATAACTGTTCAGCTTCTGGGTCACCCGCTCGCCGCCGGAGCGGATCTGGCGGCGGATCTTGGCCAGCTCAGGGCTGGCAAAATCGCTGATCTCCTCCGGGGAAAGGATGCACCGGCGGATATCCTCTTCCAGGTCCCGGTTCTCGTACAGCGCCGCACCCATATCCCGCACGCCGTTGGGGGTTTCATCTTCTTCCTCCCGGCGCAATAGCGCTTTGACCTGCCTTGCACAGGCCAGCGCATCCCCCACCGTCAGCAGATCGCCGGCCGAAAGGATGCTGCCCACCTGTGCCCGGGCCAGCAGCGGCAAAATATCCTGAAACTCGGGCACCGGATGGTACCCCAGTTTATAAAAGATCGCTTCCGCCTGGGCCGTTTCTTCCTGCGCATGGGCTACCTGCGCATAATTTGTATGGGGCCTTAGCGCCTGGCACAGCGCTTTGCCCGGCGCTGAGCGCGCCTGCGCCGCCAGGCGCTCCAGCACATGGCCAAATTCCAGCACGCGGCTTTCCCGGTCCAACATGGCCTGATATCCTCCCTATCCTATTGGGGCCTTTCCCCTTCGTGAATAAAGGCCGCGGCCTTCACTTTTAAAAGCCGCGGCCATAAGGCAATGCCCTTTTAACGGTAATTCTCAAACAGGTAACTGATAAATTCGTACACCATCTCGTCCTTTTCGGCGAAGTACGGGATCACCACCACCATATCCGCTGGATCGATCCCCGCGGCGGCCTTCAGCCCCGTCAGGCTGTCCAGCGGGATACCCCGTACCGTATCCTCCTCAAAGGCCGGAATGCCGGGAGAAAGCGTGGTCTCATCCGGATCCTTGCCCGCCTTCTGCTGCTCGGTAGCCTCATCCAGGGAGAGGCCCATCTCCAGCACCGCGTTGGCGCCCACATGCCCTTTGTCCAGATCCATCCCCTCGGGCAGGGCTATCTGCCCGGAGTGGATCGCGTCGTTCAGCGGCTTCCAGAAATCCTGCTGGCTGGATGAGGCAAAGGAATTAAAGAAGTCTTGATGGACGATATATACGTCTCCCATCCCCGCGCCCAGGTAAATGCCGCCCTGCTGGTGGCCTCTAAAGTCGTTGGCGCCCGAATACAGGATCACGTTGACATTAACCTCCTGCAATTGCGGGAAGGCGCTTTTGATCTCCTCGCCGAACATGATCACCTGATCGTACGCCTCCGAAGGGCCGGCGTAGTAAACGTTTAGCTGCTGCTCGTCCGGCACCCGCGGGCGGGTGAGCAGCACCGTCATATGGCACCCGACCACTACGATTAAAATTGCGCAGATATATTTCCAATACTCGTGTTTAAGATGCCATACGAGTTTGGCCTTTGTCAGTTTCCCCTGTTTCATGGATGCACCTTCTTCTGGGCTTAATGGCTTTATTATACGGGATTTTTACCCGTTAAACAAGGTGCGCAGAGCCTTGGCCCTGCGCACCTGCGAGATTATTTACAATCTATTCATAAACTGTTTTCGCTGCATTTGATGCCAATTAAATTCGTATAACCGCCTATTCATGCTGGATATACGGCTTTTGATTCTCAAAATCAGGTTGATTTTATTGCTTTTAAAAACGCAAACCCCACACCACCCCTAAAAAATGGCCGGAAAAGGCGCATTTTTTCCCGGCTTTGGCTTAATCTGCATTCCCTCATTTGCCTTATAAATAATACCCCATGTAGCTAGTGCAGAGGTTGTTATCTGTTTTGATAAGCCCGCATTTTGCGGGCTTTAGTGTACGAACTATTGCACAGTATATTGCGATTTATTTGATGCATTAATCATCACAGGCTGACGGAAGGTATCCGTTGGCGTTTCTCCCATCAATAACCTTTCCAGCATCGCGGCGGCCTGTTCGCCGTAGGGTTCCTGCTCGATGGTGCGGTTGGCGATCCAGCCCGGCTGTCCGTCGGCGGCCAGCATATCTCCTGATAGGTGAGAAACTCCGGCGCTGACGATCACGCACTGATCCGCTTTGCCAGCTTCTTCCGCTGCGGCAAGAGCGGCCTGTGCATAAGATTCGTTCTGGCAGAGGATCACGACTTGCTCCCGATCGGGATAGTCGGTAAAATATTGCGTTATCTCGTCCTGAGCGTTCTGCTGGGTGCCGCGAGCGTCGGCCTGGAAGGTATAGGCATCGTCCGGCATGGGCAGCTTGGCTTGCAACCCTTCAGCCACAGATGCCCACTGGCCCAGCGCGGGATAGGGATTTTCCTTATCCTCCAGGCGAATCAACATATCCATGCCGCCCAGACGTGCCTGCACCTGCTGGGCCAGATACTCCGCCGCTTGGGCGTCGGCCTTTTCCCAGTCCGGCCCTAGGTAGGCTGCGCCATCGATCTGCCGGTCAACGGTGAGGACGGGTATTCCCGCCTCTTGGGCCAGAGATACGATCTTTTGAAGCGTAGGTTCATCGTTAAAGCGCACCACGATGGCCCCCACTTTAGCGGCGATCAGCGTCTCGGCCTGGGCGATGGCCATGCCGCTGCTGCCGTCCGCGTCTAGGGCCTGCAGGCGCCAGTTGCGCTGGGTGCATGCCGTCTCGAGCGCGCTTTTAAACTGCGCAGCGTCCTCTTTCTGTAGGTCGCACACTAGGCCGACCACCGCATCGGGGCTTACCAGCGCCTCGTTGGAGGGAGGGGGAGCGGGCTCCTCCTTCCCCCAGGGGACACAGAAGATGAGTATGACCGCGAGGATGGCGGCCAGCGCTATAGCGCCGGTAATGAGAATGAGTTTTTTCTTTTGCATAGGGACTCCTTCATTTTGTCTTCAAGTATTCTGTTTGTCCTCATACACACGATAGCGCTTTTTACGGTCAATCACTATATGAATAACGATGGCCAATCCAACTGCGATACCGCAGAGTATATTCTTTTGCATGAGGGCTCCCTACAAATAAATTATATCCAAATTATCTTTTCGCTCTTTGCGTCAATCATTATCTTTTACGGCAAAAAGTTAATTTCTGTGGTAGACCACTTAGTCTTTCGTCAAAAATATCATTGACATTAACATCGAATGTATCATCCCCATGCATAATGAACTGACCATTGAATAAAACTATGCTTTCACCAGTCGGAGCACTCTCTTCTGTACTTAATAACTCTTTAATTGTTTTCGCATTGCTTTCTGTTTCAGGTTCACTAGTGACAATTTCATTGGCAGCTAGTCTATCACTTTTCCATCCATACATAAAATAGAATTTGATAGAGTGTCCATTAAAAACAATTCTATTATTCTCTTTGTTATCTACATCATAGATTATATCTACTTCATTACACACCCACACAGAATTCTCATAATCCAAAGGTGCCTTACCTTCATAGTGGCAACCTGTACAAGCGGACAAAAAGGAAACTATCATAATCAGAAATAGAAGTACTAGTTTTTTCATTCCTTTGTTAACCCTCCTATATTAATATCCCCAACCTTTGAACCTGTGTGGATACCACGAATCTCGGTCTAATATCTTAATAATCTTTGGCATATCATCGCATAATGCTTTATTTGGAACTAAATATGCCTCCTCGATGCCGGGCAACCCTGGTAAAATTTCATCCGTTACAGAAGGAACATCATTATGCCAATCACCATCTCCCGGATATGGATGGCTGTGGATATGCGCCACAGGGTCACGCATTGGATAGATAAAGGCTTTAACGCTTTCACCTATATATCCAATAACCGTACCAGGTATTGTATCAAATTGATTTCCCTCATAGGTGACACCATAATAATATCGAGTTTCGTTGCTCCTAGGATCCGTCAGGCTATATATAATCGAGCTTTTTTCGTTATAGTAGCTCTGTTTTGCGAATCTGTCCGCCCAGGCTTGTGCGGCCTCATCTGCACTCATATAACCTATACCATCACTTGCATATGTTCTGATAGCGGAATAATCATTTGCTAATCGTTCATAACTCTGACTTGATATTGCTTCCTTTCTCAACTTGCTTACTACATCAGCTTTGGAATTGGTACTCGATTTAGGCAGATTGACGGCCTTTTTCTGGATACCATTTTTACTGATCGTAGAGGTCGTTCTGCCATAATAGCCCTGGTACTGATCGGTCATGGTATTGGAATAATTCACGATCGGCACCAGCGTCTTGCTGGACCAATCATAAGTATAGTTCGCATACTGATCCGATGCCGAGTTGGCCGAGTGTCCCGTCGGGTCCA
Above is a genomic segment from Luoshenia tenuis containing:
- a CDS encoding sugar ABC transporter substrate-binding protein; the protein is MQKKKLILITGAIALAAILAVILIFCVPWGKEEPAPPPSNEALVSPDAVVGLVCDLQKEDAAQFKSALETACTQRNWRLQALDADGSSGMAIAQAETLIAAKVGAIVVRFNDEPTLQKIVSLAQEAGIPVLTVDRQIDGAAYLGPDWEKADAQAAEYLAQQVQARLGGMDMLIRLEDKENPYPALGQWASVAEGLQAKLPMPDDAYTFQADARGTQQNAQDEITQYFTDYPDREQVVILCQNESYAQAALAAAEEAGKADQCVIVSAGVSHLSGDMLAADGQPGWIANRTIEQEPYGEQAAAMLERLLMGETPTDTFRQPVMINASNKSQYTVQ
- a CDS encoding endonuclease MutS2; translated protein: MLDRESRVLEFGHVLERLAAQARSAPGKALCQALRPHTNYAQVAHAQEETAQAEAIFYKLGYHPVPEFQDILPLLARAQVGSILSAGDLLTVGDALACARQVKALLRREEEDETPNGVRDMGAALYENRDLEEDIRRCILSPEEISDFASPELAKIRRQIRSGGERVTQKLNSYLHNPQLQKYLQEPIITIRADRYVLPVRQEYRSQVPGLIHDQSSSGATLFIEPMAVVEINNEIRQLRGQERGEIERILGEFSARTAGSSEALRQNQQILTELDFIFAKAALSREMRGVAPRLNQKGILNIKKGRHPMIDREKVVPLDIHLGREFTTLIITGPNTGGKTVALKTCGLFALMTQAGLHIPAELGSEMPVFEAIYADIGDEQSIAQSLSTFSSHMTHIVEILESAGKDCLVLLDELGAGTDPTEGAALAMAILQTLQNRGALTMATTHYSELKAYALTQPGMENGSVEFNVETLSPTYRLSIGVPGRSNAFEISRRLGLTGDIIEKAREFLSAEDIRFEDVISSAEENRLMAEKERQVAQLARQEAQQARLQAQQLERELAAQREKMLAKAREQARSIITRAQAQAEEAVRELKRVKNAQDQAERDKVIAQQRSRLRGELGKVLETVGGPVAGSGQPPKDLKPGETVKVLDLDTRGTVLTRPDAKGEVQLQVGIMKLSSPISNLRRVEVQQTAQPAKRGGGKSVKLNNARSVNLELDVRGQNVEEALLEVEKFLDNALISGLSEVNIIHGKGTGVLRSGIQSHLRHHPHVAEFRLGRYGEGEGGVTVVKLK
- a CDS encoding RHS repeat-associated core domain-containing protein — encoded protein: MASRRQDSSDANKYYFYHTDIRGSVTNIVGMKENAIYLAQGYNYDNFGKEEELKSESSFKNGVTFTGAVSDSMTGLFYMNARHYDPDTGRFLQQDTYKGSVAVPWTQHRHAYTGNNPVNMVDPTGHSANSASDQYANYTYDWSSKTLVPIVNYSNTMTDQYQGYYGRTTSTISKNGIQKKAVNLPKSSTNSKADVVSKLRKEAISSQSYERLANDYSAIRTYASDGIGYMSADEAAQAWADRFAKQSYYNEKSSIIYSLTDPRSNETRYYYGVTYEGNQFDTIPGTVIGYIGESVKAFIYPMRDPVAHIHSHPYPGDGDWHNDVPSVTDEILPGLPGIEEAYLVPNKALCDDMPKIIKILDRDSWYPHRFKGWGY